The genomic DNA CGTCATGATCGTGCTGCTGGGGCTCGAGCTGGTCACCGGCAACTTCGCCGTGCTTCCCCTCGCGCTCCGCGAGCGGCGCATCGGCCTCGGCGAGCTCCTGGGCAACTGGGGGCTGGTCTTCGTGGGCAACCTGGCCGGCAGCCTGTTCTACGCCTGGCTCTTCACACTCACGGTGGCGCCCGACTCCGAGATGGCGCGCCAGCTGATCGCCGTGGCCGAGGCGAAAACGCTGGGCTACGCGAAGCTGGGCGCCCACGGTGCCGCCGTCGCCGTGGCCAAGGCCATCCTCTGCAACTGGATGGTGACGCTGGGCGTTGTGATGGCGCTCACCTCGCAGTCCACCGCAGGGAAGATCGCAGCCATGTGGCTGCCCATCCTGACCTTCTTCGCCCAGGGTTTCGAGCATTCCGTGGTCAACATGTTCGCCATTCCCGCCGGCATGCTGATGGGCGCCGGCGTGAGCGCGCGCGAATGGTGGCTGTGGAACCAGATCCCGGTCACGTTGGGGAACATCGTCGGCGGCCTGGTGTTTACGGGCATGGCGCTGCAGTTGACCTATCGCAAGCGCGCGGCTCCCGCCGCCTCGATTGTGCCCGCGGCGATGCGAGAGGAGATGGCCCCGGGGCGCTGATGGGCTATTACCCGATAAGCCTGGACTTGGTCGGCCGCCCCTGCCTTGTCGTCGGCGGCGGCGACGTCGCGGAGCGCAAGGCCGCGGGCCTCGCCGAGGCGGGCGCGCGCGTCAC from Candidatus Methylomirabilota bacterium includes the following:
- a CDS encoding formate/nitrite transporter family protein; the protein is MSYVKPDAVLEQMVQAGATKARLAPRDLLVRGFLSGALLGFATTLAFTATLQTRVGLVGALVFPVGFVMIVLLGLELVTGNFAVLPLALRERRIGLGELLGNWGLVFVGNLAGSLFYAWLFTLTVAPDSEMARQLIAVAEAKTLGYAKLGAHGAAVAVAKAILCNWMVTLGVVMALTSQSTAGKIAAMWLPILTFFAQGFEHSVVNMFAIPAGMLMGAGVSAREWWLWNQIPVTLGNIVGGLVFTGMALQLTYRKRAAPAASIVPAAMREEMAPGR